A region of Epinephelus fuscoguttatus linkage group LG1, E.fuscoguttatus.final_Chr_v1 DNA encodes the following proteins:
- the LOC125896690 gene encoding MICOS complex subunit Mic10-like produces MADDHGRKWDRCLADTAVKTVTGLAVGVVFSVLLFKRRTWPVSFGSGLGLGMGYANCQHDFRSPYLVHGRMVKDQ; encoded by the exons ATGGCAGACGACCACGGACGGAAATGGGACCGCTGTCTTGCTGATACAGCCGTGAAAACAG TAACCGGCCTTGCTGTGGGTGTTGTGTTCTCCGTCCTTCTCTTTAAAC GTCGCACATGGCCGGTCTCGTTTGGCTCAGGTTTGGGACTGGGCATGGGATACGCCAACTGCCAGCATGACTTCAGGTCACCATACCTGGTTCATGGCAGAATGGTTAAG GACCAGTAA
- the capzb gene encoding F-actin-capping protein subunit beta isoform X1 → MNDQQLDCALDLMRRLPPQQIEKNLSDLIDLVPSLCEDLLSSVDQPLKIARDKVVGKDYLLCDYNRDGDSYRSPWSNKYEPPIEDGAMPSARLRKLEVEANNAFDQYRDLYFEGGVSSVYLWDLDHGFAGVILIKKAGDGSKKIKGCWDSIHVVEVQEKSSGRTAHYKLTSTVMLWLQTTKTGSGTMNLGGSLTRQMEKDETVGESSPHIANIGRLVEDMENKIRSTLNEIYFGKTKDIVNGLRSIESLPDNQKYRQLQKELSQVLTQRQIFID, encoded by the exons ATG AATGACCAGCAGCTGGACTGTGCCCTGGACCTGATGAGGCGTCTGCCTCCCCAGCAGATCGAGAAGAACCTCAGCGACCTCATTGACCTG GTGCCCAGTCTGTGTGAGGACCTCCTCTCTTCTGTGGACCAGCCCCTGAAGATTGCCCGGGACAAGGTGGTGGGGAAAGACTATCTGCTCTGTGATTACAACCGAGATGGCGACTCCTACAG ATCCCCGTGGAGTAATAAGTATGAACCTCCCATTGAAGACGGTGCAATGCCCTCAGCCCGCCTGAGGAAACTCGAGGTTGAAGCCAATAACGCCTTTGATCAGTACAGAGACCT GTACTTTGAGGGcggtgtgtcctctgtgtacCTCTGGGACTTGGATCATGGCTTCGCCGGAGTTATTCTCATCAAGAAGGCTGGCGATGGATCCAAGAAGATCAAGGGGTGCTGGGACTCCATCCATGTGGTGGAGGTGCAG GAGAAGTCCAGCGGTCGTACTGCTCACTACAAACTCACCTCCACCGTCATGCTTTGGCTCCAGACAACCAAGACTGGTTCCGGCACCATGAACCTGGGTGGCAGTCTTACAAGACAG ATGGAAAAAGATGAGACGGTTGGAGAGTCCTCACCCCACATCGCCAACATCGGCCGCCTTGTTGAA GATATGGAGAACAAGATCCGCTCCACACTGAATGAAATTTACTTTGGGAAGACCAAGGACATCGTCAACGGCCTAAG ATCTATTGAGTCTTTGCCTGATAACCAAAAGTACCGGCAGCTCCAGAAGGAGCTGTCGCAGGTCCTCACCCAGCGTCAGATCTTCATTGACTAG
- the capzb gene encoding F-actin-capping protein subunit beta isoform X2 codes for MNDQQLDCALDLMRRLPPQQIEKNLSDLIDLVPSLCEDLLSSVDQPLKIARDKVVGKDYLLCDYNRDGDSYRSPWSNKYEPPIEDGAMPSARLRKLEVEANNAFDQYRDLYFEGGVSSVYLWDLDHGFAGVILIKKAGDGSKKIKGCWDSIHVVEVQEKSSGRTAHYKLTSTVMLWLQTTKTGSGTMNLGGSLTRQMEKDETVGESSPHIANIGRLVEDMENKIRSTLNEIYFGKTKDIVNGLRSVQTLADKSKQEALKNDLMEALKRKHNS; via the exons ATG AATGACCAGCAGCTGGACTGTGCCCTGGACCTGATGAGGCGTCTGCCTCCCCAGCAGATCGAGAAGAACCTCAGCGACCTCATTGACCTG GTGCCCAGTCTGTGTGAGGACCTCCTCTCTTCTGTGGACCAGCCCCTGAAGATTGCCCGGGACAAGGTGGTGGGGAAAGACTATCTGCTCTGTGATTACAACCGAGATGGCGACTCCTACAG ATCCCCGTGGAGTAATAAGTATGAACCTCCCATTGAAGACGGTGCAATGCCCTCAGCCCGCCTGAGGAAACTCGAGGTTGAAGCCAATAACGCCTTTGATCAGTACAGAGACCT GTACTTTGAGGGcggtgtgtcctctgtgtacCTCTGGGACTTGGATCATGGCTTCGCCGGAGTTATTCTCATCAAGAAGGCTGGCGATGGATCCAAGAAGATCAAGGGGTGCTGGGACTCCATCCATGTGGTGGAGGTGCAG GAGAAGTCCAGCGGTCGTACTGCTCACTACAAACTCACCTCCACCGTCATGCTTTGGCTCCAGACAACCAAGACTGGTTCCGGCACCATGAACCTGGGTGGCAGTCTTACAAGACAG ATGGAAAAAGATGAGACGGTTGGAGAGTCCTCACCCCACATCGCCAACATCGGCCGCCTTGTTGAA GATATGGAGAACAAGATCCGCTCCACACTGAATGAAATTTACTTTGGGAAGACCAAGGACATCGTCAACGGCCTAAG GAGTGTTCAGACTCTGGCTGACAAGTCAAAGCAGGAGGCTCTGAAGAACGACCTGATGGAGGCACTCAAACGCAAACACAACAGCTAG